The DNA sequence GGCCAGGAGGGCGCCGGCCGCCGTGGCCGCCCGGGCCGCGCCGGCCAGCCGGCCGGCATCGCCGCTGCGGTACGGCTCCCCCGCCGCGCCGAGGCGCTCCTCCATGGCGCGCCAGGCGACCAGCTCGAGGCCGGCGCCGAGCACGGCGAGGCGGCGGGCCGGGCCGGCCGCCGCTCGGGGCGTGCACGCCATGGCGATGCCTCCGGCCGCCGCCGCCGAGCTGCCGGCGAACACGAACGCGAGGTGGCGGTGGGCGCCGTGCCACGCCGGGATGGAGGTGTCGCTCACCAGGACGGCGGTGTAGGTGGTCATCCCGGGCCCGAGGGCACCGGCCGCCGCGCCGCTCCAACGGCCCAGCCGCGGCGCCCGGCCCGTGGCCTGGCTGGCCCCGGCGGCGATGGCCGAGGGGGCGAAGGCGGTGAGGAGCCAGGTGCCCATGCTCATCGGCGAGGTCGGCTTGGCCACCCGGAGCATGTTGGCGAAACGGGCCGGGCGGCCGAGGTCGGCGATGAGCAACGGCCCGCTGGCCGCCGCCGCCGCTGCCGACGCCAGGCGCGCCGAGCGGGCCAGGTGCTCGTTCCCGGCCCGCTGGGCGCCCAGGGCGAGGGTGGACGAGGCGCCGGCCAGGCCCCCGGCGAAGAAGTAGAGCGGGATGTAGTGCTTCCACACCGGGGCCTTGAGGAGGGGGCGCCCGTAGTACGACACCGGTTCGTCCCGCCGGTCCCGTCCCCGCCCCGCTCCGGCCTTGGTCACCGGTGCCGCCCGCCACCGAGGAAGGCGGCGGCGACGGCGCCCACCAGCGCCAGGGCGGCCGCCCCGGCCGACCGCCACATCGCCGGCAGGTCTCGGGTGGGCACCACCGGGTCGGGCGGGAGGCCGTACACCTCGGGCCGGTCGAGCAGCAGGAAGAAGGCGCCGAACCCGCCCACGCCGTCGGACTCGTCCGCCCCGTACAGGCGGACGCCGGGGACCCCGGCCTCCTTCAGCAGGTCCGAGCGGCCCGCCGCCCGGGTCCGTAGCTCGTCGAGGGGACCGAACTGGATCGACTCGGTGGGGCACGCCTTGGCGCACGCCGGCACCATGCCGGACCGCAGCCGGTCGTAGCACAGCGTGCACTTCCAGACCCTGCCGTCGCCCTTGCGCTGGTCCAGCACCCCGAACGGGCATGCCGGCACGCAGTACCCGCACCCGTTGCAGACGTCCGGCTGCACGACCACCGTCTCGAACTCCGTCCGGAACAGCGCACCGGTGGGGCACACGTCGAGGCATGCAGCGTGGGTGCAGTGCTTGCACACGTCGGAGGACATGAGCCAGCGCACGCCGGTGTCGGCGGGCCCGCGGTCGGACTCGACGAAGGCGACGTGACGCCAGGTGTCGGCTCCCAGGGCACCCGTGTTGTCGTACGACAGCCCCAGGAGGTCGAGGCCGTCCTCGGGCACGTCGTTCCACTCCTTGCAGGCCACCTCGCACGCCTTGCACCCGATGCAGACGCTCGTGTCGGTGAAGAACCCCATGCGGACCGGCGCCGTCACGGGCGGGGCCTCCTGCCGGGCCGGATGTCGCACGTGGCCGCCTTGACCTCCTGGATGTGGACGTTGGGGTCGAGGGCCAGTCCGAACAGGTCGTTGGCGGCGTCGCCCGTGGACAGCCCCTTCCATCCCCAGTGGTATGGGAGGCCCACCTGGTGCAGCGTCCGACCCTGCACGGTCAGGGGAGCGATGCGGTCGGTGACGAGCACGCGCGCCTCGATGGTCGCCCGGCTCGACGTGATGGTCGCCCACCCGCCGTTCTCCAGGCCCCGCTCGGCCGCCAGCTGCGGGCTCACCTCGCAGAACATCTCGGGCTGGAGCTCCGAGAGGCGCGACTGGAAGCGGCTCATCCCGCCGGCCGTGTGGTGCTCGGTCAGCCGGTAGGTCGTCATGACGAACGGGAACGCCCCGGCCGGCTGGTTGTCGGGGTTGAGCCGATGGCGGGGCGTCATCCTCGCCGGGTTCGTGCCCTGGGCGTACAGCGGGTTGGTGACCGGCGATTCGTGGGGCTCGTAGTGGGTGGGGAGAGGACCGTCGACCAGCCCGCTCGGCACGAAGAGCCATCCCCGGCCGTCGGTCTGCATGATGAACGGGGCGTCGCCCGGCAGCGCGTGCTCGGCGCTGGCACCGTCGGGCGGCACGTAGTCGGGCGCCATGTCGGCCACGAAGTCGGGCACGTCGTGGCCCGTCCACCGGCCGGCGCCGGCGTCCCACCACACGTAGCGCTTGCGCTCCGACCACGGGTTCCCGGCGGGGTCGGCCGATGCCCGGTTGTAGAGCAGGCGGCGGTCGGCCGGCCACGCCCACCCCCACTCCGGGGCGACCCACGTCTGCTCGTGGCCCGGCGTGCGGCGGGCCGTCTGGTTCACCTCGCCGGCGTAGCAGCCGCTGTAGATCCAGCACCCGCACGCAGTCGACCCGTCCGCCTTGAGGTCCAGGTACCCCGACACGGTGCGGCCGGTGGAGTCGACACCGTTGATCTCGCGCAGCACGGCCGCTGCGTCGGGGTCGTCACTGCGGGGGCCCACCAGCGGGTAGTCCCACGCCAGGTCGAGCACCGGGCGGTCCCGGGGCTCGCCCGAGCCGGCCAGCTTCGCCCGGATGATCCGGCCCAGATGCCAGAAGAACCACAGCTCCGACCGGCGGTCACCCACCGGCTCCACCGCCTTGGCGTGCCACTGGAGCATCCGCTGGGTGTTCGTGAACGTGCCGTCCTTCTCTGTGTGGGCGGCGGCCGGGAGGAAGAACACCTCGGTCCCGATGTCCTCCGTGACGAGCTCGCCGCGATCGATCTCCGGCCCGTCCCGCCAGAACGTGGCCGTCTCGATCTCCACCAGGTCGCGCACGACGAGCCAGTCGAGCCGGGCCATGGCCAGGCGCTGGAGGCGACCGTTGGCCGAACCGACGGCCGGGTTCTCGCCCATGACGAAGAAGCCCTGGACCCGGCCGTCGGCCATGTCGAGCATGGTCCGGTACGTCGAGTGGTCGCCGGTGATGAACGGCAGGTTGTCGTAGCCGAAGTCGTTCTCGGGCGTCGCCGCGTCGCCGAACCAGGCCTTGAGCAGGCTCACCACGTAGGCGTCGGCGTGCCCCCAGAAGCCGGCCGGCGCCCGGTTCGCCTCGATGTAGGCGGCCAGCGTCGGGTGCTTGTCCGCCTGGGGCATGGGGAGGTAGCCCGGGAGGATGTTGTACAGCGTCGGGATGTCGGTCGACCCCTGGATGCTGGCGTGGCCCCGCAGGGCGAGGATGCCGCCGCCCGGCCGTCCCATGTTCCCGAGCAGCAGCTGGATGATGGCGGCGGTGCGGATGTACTGCACGCCCACGCTGTGCTGCGTCCAGCCCACCGCGTAGCAGATGGCCGACGTCCGCTCCCGGCCCGAGTTCTGGCACAGGGCCTCGGCCACCTCGACGAACCGCTCCCGGGGCACGCCGCAGACCTCCTCCACCAGCGCGGGCGTGTAGCGGGCGAAGTGGCGCTTGAGGACCTGGAAGACGCAGCGGGGATGCTCCAGGCTGGGATCGGTCTCGGGGGGGCCGCCGGGGAGGCTCGACCCGAACCCGTAGGCCTCACCCTGGGGGCCGTCGTCGTGATGGGCGGCGGCCGGGGCCGACGACATGCCGGCGTACTGCCAGCTCGCCGGGTCGTACGCCTGCCGGTCGGCGTCCCATCCCGAGAACAGGCCGTCGAGGTCCTCGGTGTCGCGGAACCCCTCGTCGAGGATCGTCGCCGCGTTGGTGTAGGGGACGACGTAGTCGCGGAACTCGCGCCCGTTGGTGAGGATGTGGTTGACGATGGCGCCGAGGAAGGCGATGTCGCTGCCCGCCCGGATGGCCACGAACGTGTCCGCCATGGCGCTGGTGCGGGTGAAGCGGGGGTCCACGTGGATCACCCGCGCACCCCTCGCCTTGGCCTCCATCACCCACTGGAACCCGACCGGGTGGCACTCCGCCATGTTCGATCCCATGATCAGGATGCAGTCGGAGTTGGCCAGGTCCTGCTGGAAGCCGGTGGCGCCTCCCCGGCCGAACGAGGTCCCCAGACCGGGGACGGTGGACGAGTGTCAGATGCGGGCCTGGTTCTCGATCTGCACCGCTCCCAGCGCGGTGTAGAGCTTCTTCATGAGGTAGTTCTCCTCGTTGTCGAGGGTCGCTCCTCCGAGGCTGGCGATGCCGAGGGTCCGGCGGTGCTTCGGGTCCCACGTGGCGGCGCGCGTGGCGATCACCCGGTCGGCGATCATGTCCATGGCCCGGTCGAGGGCGAGCTCCTCCCAGTCGGTGCCGCCCGGCCGGCGGTACCGCACGCTCGCTGCGCGGGCCGGGCCCGTCACCAGTTCTCTGGTCGCCGATCCCTTGGGGCACAGGCGCCCGCGCGACACGGGGCTGTCGGGGTCGCCCTCGACCTGGATCACCTCGTCGTCCTTCACGTACACCCGCTGGCCGCAGCCCACCGCGCAGTACGGGCACACCGACGCGACCGTGCGGTCGGCCGTCTCCGTGCGGGCCGCCAGCTTCGCCGATCGGGGCGAGCGCGCCGCCTCGCCGAGGGCCAGCCGGTCGTCGCCCCGCAGCTGGCGGAAGACGGGCCACGAGGCGATCGGGATGCGTGCCGTGCCGCCATCCTTCCCACGACGGGCGCCGACCACAAGTCGGGAGGTCTGTGGCAAAAATGTCGCGTATTTCAGCTATCCTGGTGTTGCTCGTCATTTGCAGGAATCGAGCATTTCGTCGGGGGCGGTAGAGGCCAATGGGCTCGATCTTCATCAGTTACCGGCGGGCGGGCACGTCGGGGTACGGCGGCCGGCTCCAGGAGGACCTGCGCCAGCACTTCGGCAAGGAGCGCGTCTTCCGGGACATCGATTCCATTCGTCCGGGCACCGATTTCGCACGGGTGATCGAGCAGGCGGTGGCCGGGTCCGGCGTTGTGCTGGTGCTCATCGGTGGCAACTGGCTCGATGCGACGAACGAGAACGGCCAGCGCCGGCTCGACGACCCGGATGACTTCGTCCGGCTCGAGATCGAGTCCGCCCTGAACCAGGACATCACCGTCGTCCCGGTGCTGGTGGAGGGCGCCCTCGCGCCGTCACCGAGCGCCCTTCCGCCGTCCATCAGCCGGCTGGGCCGTATGCAGGCCATCGAGCTCTCGGATCTGCGCTGGGACTACGACGTCGGCCGTCTCATCGACGTGCTCGACGAGATCGTCGGCCCGGCCGCTGAGGAGATCGTCGACCTGACCGCGCTCGAGGCTGCTTCCTCGCCGGCCGCCGCCCCCGCCGACGCGCCGGCCGGGCTGGCGGCGGCCGGCGCCAGCGCAACTACGACCACCCGGGTCCTGCGCCGGCGGACCGTCCCGCAGGCCGCACCCGACCCCGGCGGCGCAGCGGCCGCCGGTGGTCCGGTGGCCGGGCCTCCCGGTCCGACCAGGAACAGGAGGCTCATCGCCGTCGCCGCTGCGATCATCGTGGTCGTGGTGGCCGGTGTGCTCGCCGCCACCGGCGGCGGCTCGCCCGAGGTGCACGTGCCGTCCGTGGTCGGCGAGGACGTCGCCGTCGCCACGACCACTCTCCGCAAGGCCGGTCTCGAGGTTCGCACCAGGCGGGAGCCGTCCGACGCCACCGCGGAGGGCGCGGTCGTCGCCCAGGCACCGAAGGCGGGAACGTCCGTCCGCAAGGGCGGCACCGTCGACCTGGTGGTCGCAGGCGCAATCGGGACGCTCCCGGTACCCGCCGTGACCACGCTCGACAGGGCGGCCGCCGTCGCCGCCATCGAGGGCGCCGGGCTGGTGGCCGCCGTGGTCGAGCAGAGGAACGAAGGCGTGCCTGCGGGCATCGTTTTCCAGCAGCTTCCGGAACCGGCGGCCGCGGCGGCCAGGGGCTCGACCGTCACGCTCACCGTGTCGACCGGAGCGGCCATACCCGCGCCCACCACGACGCGTCCACCGGTGCCCACCACCGCGACGACGCGTCCGCCGGTTCCCGGCTCCACCGCTCCCACATCGGTGCCCACCACTGCCACGACGGCACCGACCCCACCGACGACGGCGCACGCGCCACTCGCCACCGCCAACCTGGTCGTCAACCCGGGCGCCGAGGACTCGCCTGCGTCGGCGCCCTTCACCGTGGGCCAGGCGCCGGCCGGATGGTCACGAGGGGCGTTCCAGGCCATCGCCGCCGCCTACGGGGCGACCGGGCAGCGCACGGGCTGCGACGATGCCGCCTATCCCTCGGCCGGCGACCTCCAGGGGTCGGGCTCGCGGTTGTTCAGCGGTGGGTTCGACGGCAACGGCGGGTGCGAGCTGCCGGGCGGCAGCGTGCCGACCTTGACCCAGGTCCTCTCGCTGGCCGGCTACGCCGGGCGCACCGACGGCGCCGGGTGGCAGGCCGGTGCCCGCCTCGCGTCGTGGCCCGGGAGCGGCGACGGGGCGGAGCTCGTCGTCGAGGTCCTCGGCGGCAGCGGACAGGTCCTGGGTACGTCGGGCACCGGCGTCGTGTCCAACGCCTCCGGCTTCGCCTTCCAGACCCGGAACCTCAGCGGCACCATCCCGTCGGGGGCCGCCTCCGTGCGCCTCACGCTCCGGTTCCCGGTGTCCAGCTCGTACAGCGGGGGCTTCGCCGACGACATCTCGTTCCGCTTCGGGTAACTGCACCCGGCGTGGCCTGGCCCCGCCCCAGGGCGCCGGGGGCGGGGCTCAGGCCGCTGTCTATGCGGCGGCGGCTGTCGCAGCCGGCGTCCCGCCCTCGACGGCGGCGGCCAGGACCTGACCGATCTCCGACGCCAGGTGCACGGTGAGGGCGGCCCGGACGGCCTCGGGGACGTCCTCGAGATCCGGCTCGTTCCTGGCGGGGAGGACGACCTCGGTGAGGCCGGCCCGGTGGGCGGCGAGCAGCTTCTGCTTCACGCCGCCGATGGGCAGGACCTTGCCCTGGAGGGTCAGCTCGCCGGTCATCCCCACCACCGATCGCACCGGCCGGCCGGAGAGCAGCGAGACCAGCGCGGTGGCGATGGTGACGCCGGCCGACGGGCCGTCTTTGGGCACGGCCCCGGCGGGGACGTGGACATGGAAGCGGCGACCGTCGAAGGCGGCAGGATCGATCCCGAGGGCCTCGGCGTGCGAGCGCACGTAGGACACGGCGATGGTGGCCGACTCCTTCATGACGTCGCCCAACTGGCCGGTGAGGGTGAGACCGGGCTCGCCGGGCATCGACGTGACCTCCACGAACAGCACGTCGCCGCCCACGCCGGTGACGGCGAGACCGGTGGAGACACCGGGCACCGACGTGCGGTCCGGCGCCTCGAAGAAGAACCGGGGACGGCCCAGCCAGCGGCGGACGTCGGCCGCCGCGTCGACGACGACGGGCGCCGTCGCCTCCTCGGCCGAGATGGCGGTGGCCACCTTGCGCAGCAGCTTTCCGAGCTCGCGCTCGAGGTTGCGCACGCCCGCCTCGCGGGTGTGCTCCCCGACCACCACGCGCAGGGCGTCGTCGGTCACGGTCACCTCGTCGGCCCCCAGCCCGCAGCGCTCCAGCTGGCGGGCCAGCAGGTGGTCGCGGGCGATGGCGACCTTCTCCGTCTCGGTGTAGCCGTCGAGGCGCACGACCTCCATTCGGTCGAGCAGGGCGCCCGGGATCGTCTCGATCACGTTGGCGGTGGCCAGGAACACCACGTCCGACAGGTCGAGGTCGACCTCCAGGTAGTGGTCCCGGAACGTGTGGTTCTGCGCCGGGTCGAGCACCTCGAGCAGGGCCGACGACGGGTCACCCCGCCAGTCGTTGCCGAGCTTGTCGACCTCGTCGAGCATGAGGACCGGGTTCAGGACGCCGGCGTCCTTGATGGCCCGGGCGATGCGACCGGGCATGGCGCCCACGTAGGTGCGCCTGTGTCCGCGGATCTCGGCCTCGTCGCGGACGCCGCCCAGGGCGACCCGCACGAACGGGCGGCCCATGGCCCGTGCCACCGACTCGCCCAGCGACGTCTTGCCCACGCCCGGGGGGCCCACCAGGGTGATGATGGCACCGGCGCCGCGGGTGCCGGCCACGTGCAGGCCGCGCTCGGTCCGCCGCTTGCGCACGGCCAGGAACTCCACGATGCGTTCCTTCACGTCGTCGAGACCGTTGTGGTCGGCGTCGAGCACGCGCCGGGCCTCGGGGATGTCGACGCTGTCCTCCGCCTTCTCCGTCCACGGGAGGTCGGCGATCGTCTCCAGCCAGGTGCGGATCCAGCCCCGCTCCGGGCTCTGCTCCGACGTGCGCTCCAGGCGCCCGAGCTCGCGCTCGAGCGCCTTGCGGACCTGCTCGGGAACGGCCTCGTCCTCGGCCAGGGCCCGGAAGCGCTCGACGTCGTCACCCTCGCCGGCCTCGTCACCCAGCTCCTTTCGGATGGCCGCCAGCTGCTGGCGCAGCAGGAACTCGCGCTGGGTCTTCTCCATGCCCTCGGACACGTTGCGGCGGATGGTGTCCCGCACGGTCTCCTCGGCCAGGACGTCCTTGGCCCAGCCGACCACCTTCTCCAGCCTCGTCTCCACGTCGAGGGCTTCGAGCACCTCGATCTTCTGCTCGAGGGAGAGGTCGGGGGAGTACCCGGCGAGGTCGGCCACGGCCACCGGCGTGGTGGCGGCCCGCACCACGTCGACGATTCCCATGAGACCGCGCGCCTCGAGGATGCCCTCCACGACGGCCTTGTACTCCCGGGCCAGCTCGCGGGCGCGCTGCGTGTCGGTGTTCACCTCGACCGCCTCGGTGGCCTCGACCCACAGGGCGTTGCCGCTGCCCGGCACGCCGACGCCGATGGCGGCCCGGTGCAGACCGCGCACGAGCACCGCTCGCAGGCCGTTGCGCAGCTCGCCCTCGTCCTGGATCTCGGCCACGGTGCCCACGGACGCGTAGCGGCGGCCCTCACGGGGCACCACCAGCAGCCGGCCGCCGCCGGCGGCATCGGCGGCGGCGAGCGCCTCGGGGGTCTCCAGGGCGATGGTGACGACCATGCCGGGCAGCAGCACGCCGCTGTTGAGGGGGAGGACGGGGAGGTTCAACGTCGACAGGTCGGCCATGTGGTGGTCCGCCTTCCAGGGATCCAAAGGGACCAGAACAACCGTGGCAGCGACCCGGGTGTTCCCGAGCGCCCGCCGCGCCGGCGCCGAATGGTCGGGCGCCCGCTCAGCCCGTCGGCTCGTCGGGGAGCTCCTCGGCGGCGACGGCCCGGCGGGCGGCGGCGTGGACGCCGGCCAGGGTCAGCACCCCGAGCGCAGCTCCGCCGCCGTCGACGACCACGACCCACCCCGTCTCGCTCTCCAGCAGTGCGGAAAGCGCCTCTCGCAGGCTGTCGCCGACCGTGACCGTGCGCCCGAGCGGTGGCGCGGCGGCGGCGGGGAGGGGCTCCAGGTCACGACGGACCACGGGCGTCACGCCGAGACGCTTCACCCCCCGGTCCGCGCCCACGAAGTCGGCGACGAAGCCGGAGGCGGGCCGGCCCAGCAGTGCGGCCGGCGTGTCGTACTGCTGGAGACGGCCACCCTCGGCCAGGATGGCGATGCGGTCGCCGACCCGCACCGCCTCGTCGATGTCGTGGGTGACGAACACGACGGTCTTGCGTACCTCGGCCTGCAGCCGGAGGAACTCCTCCTGGAGGCGGTGGCGGGTGATGGGGTCGATGGCACCGAACGGCTCGTCCATGAGGAGGACGGGCGGGTCACCGGCCAGGGCCCGGGCCACCCCGACCCGCTGGCGCTGCCCGCCCGAGAGCTCGTGCGGGTACCGGCGGTCGAACCGGGCAGGGTCGAGGCCCACCAGGTCGAGCAGCTCGGTGGTGCGGGCCCGGACACGCTTCTTGTCCCACCCGAGCAGCTTCGGGACGGTCGCCACGTTGTCGGCCACCGTCTGGTGGGGGAACAGGCCGACGTGCTGGATCACGTAGCCGATGCGCCGGCGGAGCTGGACGGGATCGAGGCCCATCACGTCCTGGCCGTCGATCTCGATGCGGCCGGCCGTCGGTTCGATGAGCCGGTTGACCATCTTCATGGTGGTCGTCTTCCCGCATCCCGACGGGCCGACGAGCACGCACACCTCGCCGTCCCCGACGTCGAGGGAGAGGTTGTCGACGGCCACGGTGGGCCCGTAGCGCTTGGTGACCGAGTCGAGGCGGAGCAAGTTGCACGACGCTACCGTTCACGCCGTGGCGACCAGCGGGCTGGTGCTCGGCGCCAATGACTCCGGTTCGTGGATCTGGTGGGACTGGGTCGGCCGCCACGGCGACACGCTGTACAGCGCCGGGCGCGAGCACGTCGTGCTCACGTTCTGGGCGGTGGCCATCGGCCTGGCCATCGCCCTCCCCCTGGGCGTGGCCGCGTGGCGGTGGCGCCGCCTGCTCCCCTTCGTGCTCGGGCTCAGCGGCGCGATCTACACGGTGCCGTCGCTGGCCCTGTTCGCGCTCCTCGTGCCGGTGACCGGCCTCGGCCGCGCGACGGCCGAGATCGGCCTGGTGGGCTACACCCTGCTGATCCTCGCCCGCAACGTCGTGGCCGGGCTGGACGCAGTACCGGCCGACGTGCGCGAGGCGGCGCTCGGTCTGGGGTTCACGCCGGCCCGCCTGCTCGTGCAGGTCGAGCTGCCGCTGGCCGTGCCGGCCATCGTCGCCGGCGTCCGCATCGCCACCGTGACGACGATCGGGCTCGTGACCGTCACCGCCCTCATCGGCCAGGGCGGCTTCGGGCAGCTCATCTACGACGGCCTGGTGCGTGACTTCCGGACGCCGCTGGTGCTCGGGACGGCCCTCTCGGTCGCGCTGGCCACCGCGGCCGACGTGGGGCTCGTCCTCGTCGAGCGGCTGCTGACGCCGTGGTCCCGGTCCCGCGGCCGGGCGGTGCCGTGATGCGCTTCCTGGGCGACGTCCTCGCCTGGTTCACCACAGCCGGGAACTGGCGCGGGAACGGTGGCATCGTCCACCGCTTGGTCGAGCACCTCGGCATGTCGGCGTCGGCGACGCTCACCGCCCTGCTCGTCGCGCTGCCCATCGGTCTCCTCCTCGGCCACACCGGCCGCGGCGGGCTGGTCGCCGTGAACCTGTCGAACGTGGGCCGGGCCATACCGTCGTTCGCGCTGCTGGTCTTCGGCGCCCAGATCTTCGGAGTCGGGGCCGTTCCCGCCTATCTCGCCCTCGTCGCCCTGGCCATCCCTCCGGTCGTGACCAACGCGTACACCGGCGTGCGCGAGGTCG is a window from the Acidimicrobiales bacterium genome containing:
- a CDS encoding 4Fe-4S dicluster domain-containing protein — protein: MTAPVRMGFFTDTSVCIGCKACEVACKEWNDVPEDGLDLLGLSYDNTGALGADTWRHVAFVESDRGPADTGVRWLMSSDVCKHCTHAACLDVCPTGALFRTEFETVVVQPDVCNGCGYCVPACPFGVLDQRKGDGRVWKCTLCYDRLRSGMVPACAKACPTESIQFGPLDELRTRAAGRSDLLKEAGVPGVRLYGADESDGVGGFGAFFLLLDRPEVYGLPPDPVVPTRDLPAMWRSAGAAALALVGAVAAAFLGGGRHR
- a CDS encoding ABC transporter permease — protein: MVPVPRPGGAVMRFLGDVLAWFTTAGNWRGNGGIVHRLVEHLGMSASATLTALLVALPIGLLLGHTGRGGLVAVNLSNVGRAIPSFALLVFGAQIFGVGAVPAYLALVALAIPPVVTNAYTGVREVDRDVVEGARGMGMGEAQILFRVELPVAVPLVMAGVRTAGVQVVATATLAAVVGWGGLGRFVVDGLAQGDRVKLFAGALLVAVVSMLTEAALGWLQRALTPAGLRLPARSERRVSLLPGAAAAPEAG
- a CDS encoding ABC transporter ATP-binding protein — encoded protein: MLRLDSVTKRYGPTVAVDNLSLDVGDGEVCVLVGPSGCGKTTTMKMVNRLIEPTAGRIEIDGQDVMGLDPVQLRRRIGYVIQHVGLFPHQTVADNVATVPKLLGWDKKRVRARTTELLDLVGLDPARFDRRYPHELSGGQRQRVGVARALAGDPPVLLMDEPFGAIDPITRHRLQEEFLRLQAEVRKTVVFVTHDIDEAVRVGDRIAILAEGGRLQQYDTPAALLGRPASGFVADFVGADRGVKRLGVTPVVRRDLEPLPAAAAPPLGRTVTVGDSLREALSALLESETGWVVVVDGGGAALGVLTLAGVHAAARRAVAAEELPDEPTG
- the lon gene encoding endopeptidase La — encoded protein: MADLSTLNLPVLPLNSGVLLPGMVVTIALETPEALAAADAAGGGRLLVVPREGRRYASVGTVAEIQDEGELRNGLRAVLVRGLHRAAIGVGVPGSGNALWVEATEAVEVNTDTQRARELAREYKAVVEGILEARGLMGIVDVVRAATTPVAVADLAGYSPDLSLEQKIEVLEALDVETRLEKVVGWAKDVLAEETVRDTIRRNVSEGMEKTQREFLLRQQLAAIRKELGDEAGEGDDVERFRALAEDEAVPEQVRKALERELGRLERTSEQSPERGWIRTWLETIADLPWTEKAEDSVDIPEARRVLDADHNGLDDVKERIVEFLAVRKRRTERGLHVAGTRGAGAIITLVGPPGVGKTSLGESVARAMGRPFVRVALGGVRDEAEIRGHRRTYVGAMPGRIARAIKDAGVLNPVLMLDEVDKLGNDWRGDPSSALLEVLDPAQNHTFRDHYLEVDLDLSDVVFLATANVIETIPGALLDRMEVVRLDGYTETEKVAIARDHLLARQLERCGLGADEVTVTDDALRVVVGEHTREAGVRNLERELGKLLRKVATAISAEEATAPVVVDAAADVRRWLGRPRFFFEAPDRTSVPGVSTGLAVTGVGGDVLFVEVTSMPGEPGLTLTGQLGDVMKESATIAVSYVRSHAEALGIDPAAFDGRRFHVHVPAGAVPKDGPSAGVTIATALVSLLSGRPVRSVVGMTGELTLQGKVLPIGGVKQKLLAAHRAGLTEVVLPARNEPDLEDVPEAVRAALTVHLASEIGQVLAAAVEGGTPAATAAAA
- a CDS encoding ABC transporter permease → MATSGLVLGANDSGSWIWWDWVGRHGDTLYSAGREHVVLTFWAVAIGLAIALPLGVAAWRWRRLLPFVLGLSGAIYTVPSLALFALLVPVTGLGRATAEIGLVGYTLLILARNVVAGLDAVPADVREAALGLGFTPARLLVQVELPLAVPAIVAGVRIATVTTIGLVTVTALIGQGGFGQLIYDGLVRDFRTPLVLGTALSVALATAADVGLVLVERLLTPWSRSRGRAVP
- a CDS encoding PASTA domain-containing protein, whose amino-acid sequence is MGSIFISYRRAGTSGYGGRLQEDLRQHFGKERVFRDIDSIRPGTDFARVIEQAVAGSGVVLVLIGGNWLDATNENGQRRLDDPDDFVRLEIESALNQDITVVPVLVEGALAPSPSALPPSISRLGRMQAIELSDLRWDYDVGRLIDVLDEIVGPAAEEIVDLTALEAASSPAAAPADAPAGLAAAGASATTTTRVLRRRTVPQAAPDPGGAAAAGGPVAGPPGPTRNRRLIAVAAAIIVVVVAGVLAATGGGSPEVHVPSVVGEDVAVATTTLRKAGLEVRTRREPSDATAEGAVVAQAPKAGTSVRKGGTVDLVVAGAIGTLPVPAVTTLDRAAAVAAIEGAGLVAAVVEQRNEGVPAGIVFQQLPEPAAAAARGSTVTLTVSTGAAIPAPTTTRPPVPTTATTRPPVPGSTAPTSVPTTATTAPTPPTTAHAPLATANLVVNPGAEDSPASAPFTVGQAPAGWSRGAFQAIAAAYGATGQRTGCDDAAYPSAGDLQGSGSRLFSGGFDGNGGCELPGGSVPTLTQVLSLAGYAGRTDGAGWQAGARLASWPGSGDGAELVVEVLGGSGQVLGTSGTGVVSNASGFAFQTRNLSGTIPSGAASVRLTLRFPVSSSYSGGFADDISFRFG
- the fdh gene encoding formate dehydrogenase, which gives rise to MPIASWPVFRQLRGDDRLALGEAARSPRSAKLAARTETADRTVASVCPYCAVGCGQRVYVKDDEVIQVEGDPDSPVSRGRLCPKGSATRELVTGPARAASVRYRRPGGTDWEELALDRAMDMIADRVIATRAATWDPKHRRTLGIASLGGATLDNEENYLMKKLYTALGAVQIENQARIUHSSTVPGLGTSFGRGGATGFQQDLANSDCILIMGSNMAECHPVGFQWVMEAKARGARVIHVDPRFTRTSAMADTFVAIRAGSDIAFLGAIVNHILTNGREFRDYVVPYTNAATILDEGFRDTEDLDGLFSGWDADRQAYDPASWQYAGMSSAPAAAHHDDGPQGEAYGFGSSLPGGPPETDPSLEHPRCVFQVLKRHFARYTPALVEEVCGVPRERFVEVAEALCQNSGRERTSAICYAVGWTQHSVGVQYIRTAAIIQLLLGNMGRPGGGILALRGHASIQGSTDIPTLYNILPGYLPMPQADKHPTLAAYIEANRAPAGFWGHADAYVVSLLKAWFGDAATPENDFGYDNLPFITGDHSTYRTMLDMADGRVQGFFVMGENPAVGSANGRLQRLAMARLDWLVVRDLVEIETATFWRDGPEIDRGELVTEDIGTEVFFLPAAAHTEKDGTFTNTQRMLQWHAKAVEPVGDRRSELWFFWHLGRIIRAKLAGSGEPRDRPVLDLAWDYPLVGPRSDDPDAAAVLREINGVDSTGRTVSGYLDLKADGSTACGCWIYSGCYAGEVNQTARRTPGHEQTWVAPEWGWAWPADRRLLYNRASADPAGNPWSERKRYVWWDAGAGRWTGHDVPDFVADMAPDYVPPDGASAEHALPGDAPFIMQTDGRGWLFVPSGLVDGPLPTHYEPHESPVTNPLYAQGTNPARMTPRHRLNPDNQPAGAFPFVMTTYRLTEHHTAGGMSRFQSRLSELQPEMFCEVSPQLAAERGLENGGWATITSSRATIEARVLVTDRIAPLTVQGRTLHQVGLPYHWGWKGLSTGDAANDLFGLALDPNVHIQEVKAATCDIRPGRRPRP
- the nrfD gene encoding NrfD/PsrC family molybdoenzyme membrane anchor subunit — its product is MTKAGAGRGRDRRDEPVSYYGRPLLKAPVWKHYIPLYFFAGGLAGASSTLALGAQRAGNEHLARSARLASAAAAAASGPLLIADLGRPARFANMLRVAKPTSPMSMGTWLLTAFAPSAIAAGASQATGRAPRLGRWSGAAAGALGPGMTTYTAVLVSDTSIPAWHGAHRHLAFVFAGSSAAAAGGIAMACTPRAAAGPARRLAVLGAGLELVAWRAMEERLGAAGEPYRSGDAGRLAGAARAATAAGALLA